The window AAGTAAAGCAGATGCTTGGGAAGCCTTATGTAGTGAACCAGAATTAACTTAATCTCATTATTTCTATACACCTTCCATAATTGAACAGATGGATTACattaaaatatcttccttttcaGATGATTCCACTTATTGCAGTCCTTAGGTGACGCCTGCTCCTCATTGATTTTACAGGCACTAACTAGATGCTTCATGCTCACCAGCTGTGTGAGGAAGACAGGGGAATTATGTCTCTCAGTGCTAATGTCCGATGTCTCTCAGTTTGGGTCTGCCAGGTTTTCATGATTGTAAATCCAGCTTCCTGCGCTTGGGCACAACAGCTCAGAATGACTCAGTAGCTTACAAGAGCATGGGCTGGGCTAAGGACCGCTCAGGGAGACagtggattccccatccctggaggtgtttaaggaacGACTGCGTGTGCCAGTTGTCCCTCAGCTTGGGCTCGATCTCAGAcgaaggtcttttccaaccgGATTGTTCTGTCTGAAAGTATACCAGGATCTTACATATCAAAGACTAGCCTGCCTTAACTTTTACACGTTCCACGTTTTGCACCGCGCGCGGCCTCAGGACTGCGGGGACGGCCCGTCCCGTCCCGGCCCTGACGGATCCTCCGCGGGGTCCTCCGCGCCGCCAGAGGGCGCCGGCCGGGAgcgggccgggctgtgccgtgCGCGGCCATGGCGGTGCTGCTGGAGACCACGGTGGGCGACCTGGTCATCGACTTGTACACGGAGGAGCGGCCCCGAGGTACGAGCCGAGCCCGCCGGCACCGGCTTTCCCCGGCCCCCGCCGGCACCGGGCTCGCCTCTGACCCCGCCGGCACCGGGTTCCCCCTTGCGCGGGCGGGTGGCGGCCTCGCTCGGCACAGAGGCCGGGGGTGCAGTCAGCGATCACGGCCGCAAATGTAATATCTGTAATATCTGCTAAATCGAAGGGCTGCCGTGAGCTTCTTTCTCAAGTGTTTGAAAAGAAacgggggagggggggaagtATGTTTCTGTATAACCGTGTTTAGGGTTGTTTGAATCGCTGGAGATGGTTTGTAGGAAGGGAGGAAACGTTACGCCACTTTCGAGCATTTCTCTCAGTGTTTATAGGCTGTACCCTGATAAGTCTCGATACGGTCTGCTCCAAAAACTCTTTTCAGCACGTTAAACTAGGGCTCTGTTACATCCATTCTTATTGTATCTGGAGTTTCCTTTGTAAATGTTGCTATGATTTCTTGCAGCTTGTCTGAATTTCCTGAAGCTCTGCAAAGTCAAATACTACAATTATTGTCTTATTTATAATGTACAGGTGAGTATTCTCAATTCCTTGTTTTTTGCTTGGTTTAAATTCACAAACATGAAAGCAGTATCTTATATATTCTTCTTTGTGACAGAGGGATTTTATTATACAAACTGGTGACCCCATGGGAACTGGTCGTGGAGGGGAATCCATATTTTGGTAAGTGTTTATGCATAGAAATGATACATAGATGTGTGTGTCTAtagatatgtgtgtgtgtatatatatatatatctcgACAGAGAATTTGTGTAAGGGAGTAGGAGTTCCGGTTAGATTGTCTTCAGCTTTCTTGGGGCAGAATTACtggtgagaaataaaaatgttaatgcaTAAGCTTCTTTGGTTTTCATACTTAGATACCTTTTAAATTTCTATGCTGCCTTTGGCCattcactgtttttttcctggacaTTGTTCTGTCTCTGAGCTTAGAAGTGAAGTTACAGGTAACAGATTGTACatacatttctgtttgtttaaaagCTGGCAAATAACTATGTTTGGTTAGAAAATTAACCATGACTAAATGCTCTGTAGAAGACAGAATCAATTAGCATTGTGAATACATTTATTATTATaacaaaatgtattaaattgAGCATGAGTGGAGCATAGAGGCTGTGCTTGATTTCCTCTGTGTATAAGAAAGTGATCTCTTTACTTGAGTTTGTTTAGTCACATTGGATGTTTATAAGGAAATCACTTTTCTTATTTGTTCAAGAAGTTTTCAGTGGTCATGTAGACAAGAGTTGAGGAAATCATTCAAACAGCTAAGATGGAGTTAAAGTGCATGTGTTCTATATGATTCGTTTGAAATAATCATTAAAAGTAGAATTGAAGTTACAGAGAGAACTAATTACCAGGGAATTGCTGGGTAACACAATATACAGCAATAAAAGAGTTTAGCTGGAACAGAGACAGTGTTTCTAGACTAGTGTTTGCTTTTATAAGTCAGTCTGTCAGAGCCTCTTAAACACAAAACGTGGAGCTCGTGGATCCATTAATCACCACTCCAGTAGTCCTGGAAGCAGTGTACCTGTGCTAAGCAGATGCAAGTCTAGGTAGGTAAACTCGCCAGGCTTGCCTGTCTCTGCACACAAGTAAATTAAGTTTATTTTGATATGATACAAGTCTTCTAAGACTTACTGGTATGGCAAATTGGGAAGTACAGTGTGATGAGAGAGTGTCAGATCCTGTCTGGCAATAGCATGGAGAAGGTCAGTTCATCTTTTGTACCTGTTTACAGCAGGTACAAAACTCCAGTCCATGGAGCTGGAGTTTCTGTTCTTGCAGGCAAAGTTTAATTTGAATCCTCTCTTCATAGAGGCTAGCACCTACTTAGCAGAATGAGTTTAAACACAGCACTATCCTTACATTTGGGCAAATATGGTTATTGGTCATGCAGCTGTCAGTTTATGGAGTGAGACAAAATAAATGATAGCAGGGTtagacataaaaaaattaaaaagaatgcAGCAATTTGCTATATCCTTTGTATCCCAAAGGATTACATACATATTACTGTATGTAATCCTGTCTGTATGATGAACTGATTTTGCACATAGATGtattgcttttctgtttttcttgggagatgaatttttcatgtaaataagTGCATTTTTGCCGAAGCTACTTAAAATGTATAGTTCCTTCATGCCTCAGAAAAATGCTACATACtgtacttaaaaatatataagtaTACCCTTCCCACCCCCTAAAAAGCCTCTGTGAAATGTCCAGAGAAGAATTTGTTGTTCCTTGTAATATAAACTGTGGAAGTGTACAGGTGCATAAATATGTTCATAAAATAGAGATTTATTTGAAGGCCAAATGTAAACGtgaaatgtaaacatttttgAGATGTTGCttacagttttaaaatgtttgattagctcacttttaaaaattcctttttttggtAACATATTTGTTATATATGTTTTTTTAGTCAACTGTATGGTGATCAAGCCAGATTTTTTGAGGCAGAAAAGGTGCCAAGAATCAAACACAAGAAGAAGGGAACTGTGTCAATGGTGAACAATGGCAGTGATCAGCATGGATCACAGGTCAGCACTATGTCAATACTTTGATGTGATTTTGCTAATGTATTAAatggtcaggaaaaaaatttctgtagTTAAATGGAAGTGAAAATTAAGGAAACTGAGTTTAGAAATAGTGTTGATGTTTTATGGTTATGACTTTGTGTTAGTTTGGAAATTGAAATCATATCACAGTTTCTCCTGTATGGTTACTTGAAAGTGCATTAATAATGTAAGTTTACAGTTTTACCCCAGTGCTGGTATAAAAACAGTTTTTGGAAGTGGTCTTGTTCTGTTTGCTGTTCATGTGCACAAAGATTTTGCTGTAGGTAATTCttgttacttatttttttaattttttttttgtttttgaagctCATAGAACACTCttatttctgaattattattattttaggtGCATTGTCACTTCTAGGAATTAAAATGCCTCACTTTTAATAtccatatattttaatttttaaaagagggatttttaataatcaaagaacaattttaaaaaaaggtaggGTTTTATTCAAGCTAGAGCTTGTAATATATACAGGTAATTATGGTGCTTCCCTGCATTGTATATATAAAATGGCATGGTTGGGGTATTTAGGAAAAAGAGATGACAATAGTATTTATATTTAAGATGCAGCCTGCTAGTGTATATGCAGGCACATGGGAGTGAATGCTAATCCCAGGAACATTATTGCAGCTTCTTCCTTGGGAAAGAGGAATTCCAGAAAGGAGCTGCATGGACTTGCCTTACAAGTATAGTGTAGTTTAGTGTAACCTATACCAACTACTAACCAGCCTTAACTGTGTTGTAGAGGGAATGAGGAGTGGGATGTTACCAGACTGTAAGGTGTGGGTGCAGCAGTTGTGTCCCGTTATTTGTGTATATCTacctcttccttcctcctccattACCAAGTGCCCTCTAGAATTTTTCACTAAATTCTCAGCTGGTGTCAATTTTCATCAGTTCAGTTTTGTCTTAAGGTGAAAGATCTGATTTGTGATATTTCCCAGTGCCAGTTCAAGCTGATCTAAGTCAGTGTGTGCTAGTTCTTCTCTCAATGCTACTGCATCCTGTTTTTCAGGAGACAGGGATTtgtgggaagaaaggaaaaaagtctggATAGAATAGGTAAAGATAGTAGGTAAAGATAGTGCTAGGGAGTTTTTGCCAAATTTATGAAAAAGTACCTGGCAAATGCTGTTTGGTAAACAGGTGATTTGAGCTCAGCTCACAAGGGGTAGCCTTGCTCTTTCTGTCCTCTCCCTTCATCAGCTGCGATGCCAGTCACAGCTTTTGCTCACTGGTCTTGCTcaccagccctccccagcagagATATCTCTGCTCCTCCAATCCCTTGTGCCTGATTACCAATTCACAGAAGGGTTCTGTGAGCTGCACCCACAGGCTCCTGCCGAGGGAGATTTCCTCAGGCAGTGGCTGTGAGCTGTACATTGGCTCACCGTGTTCTCAGAGCAATCTTTTACAAAAAAtgggaagaggtttttttcccccactgaaTTCAGTGAGAGTGtgttaagatttaaaaaaaaagtatgaccTGAATTTTTCTATTTACTGTTTCTAGTTTTGTATCTTCTTTTGTAGTTCCTCATTACCACAGGGGAAAACCTGGATTACCTTGATGGTGTGCATACAGTATTTGGAGAAGTGACAGAAGGCATGGATGTATTGAAGACAATTAATGAAACCTTTGTAGATAAGGATTTTATCCCATATCAAGATATCAGGTGTGACTGCTTTTAACTTTACGTTTTGAGGAATACATTATTGAATGAATTTACTTCTTTTTGGAAACTAGATAAATATAATGATGTCAAGTGACCTGTACGTGCCAtcttaaatccttttttttttccccagtattaGTGGCAAAATCAACAAGTACTAAATAGACAAGTATGTACAAAAATATGTAGCCATGTTGCCCTTCCAAAAGCATCAGTGCTAGAATTTACAAGCACACAGGACATTTGGCTGTTTGGGATGCAACTGAGATTTAGTGGGGCTGGTTTGCTGTTAGTTGGGTAAACCAAGTTTTACCAGTGCTGatcttgattttgttttctctaaggATAAATCATACAGTAATTTTAGATGATCCCTTTGATGACCCACCTGGGCTGTGTGTTCCTGATCGCTCACCAGAGCCTACAAAGGAGCAGCTTGATGTGAGTGTTCGCGACAGGGAAAAGttggaggaaataattttaaaagtttatctCAATTAGTGTCCAGCACAGATTTGGCCAAAATAAGAAATCAGTCTTCAAGATTTTGTGTCTCAAATCTGTCTCCTAAAAGAGATACACATTTTTTCATGCAGGAGGTGTTCTTCTACTGTGCCAGCTTGAATTCTGATATGTCAAATGCTTGTCGGTTAATTGGGGCTACTGCTGTGTTTAATCAAATACAGCTCCTTAACCTTTCAAGGGAAGGATAAAAGCATGACTTGGGTGCTCTCCCCTGGAGTGCACCTCTCTCCAGTGGAGTTGTGtttgaaatctgtattttagatttttatttacagtgtAGATAAGTGTATTACTGGTTTTCTATATACTCTGGCAGAAGACAAAACATAACTAacatttattaatattaaaatggttactgttgttttccttttaaatgtgaATAGGTTGTGTTTCAGTGGAAGTAATCTTGGTCATTCTTAGAGTTAGGTGTGCAGGCACACATACTACTGTGGGCAATTTGTTCAAACAGAAggaattttatagaaaataattgCAGTTATTAATAATTTACTCATGGTATGCAGTTACAGAAATTATATGTGAGATTATTTCCATGTATGGAAACAGTTGTTTCTAGTAATGAATTAACTagagaaaatattgtttctttttaagcttAATAGATACAGTTACAAGATCAAAATTGGTGTTTCATAGTATTTGTGCACAGTGATTGATCTCTGAGGTACCTTCAGATATGATATGAATAAGGTATTTAGTAGCTCACTGGCAGCAGCATAGAGATGTGAAGACTTGTActgagtttttttcctcctagcCTGTCTGAGGATAGGCATATCCTCCCCTTTTAGCATAGAAATGTCTATAAGAAAGGCAGCATTCTAGAGATGCtggtgaggagaaaaaataaacttcaagTCCTGCCTAGGTATAGAtgtataaaaacaaaattatcatTGTACTATGCTCTATTTAATGTCTTGCTAGACACAAGAGATATTTGCAGTGTTCCTTACCTTCATTTGTGGCAGGAGTTACCTGGATGAGTTGACACTTGTGATGAAATGTTGAATGGGTGGGTATATAAAAAGAATTTAGAATACCTCACTGAATATGATTCAGACTAGTCACAGAAGTTCAGAAATAGTTCACAGTGCCTGAAATACAAAGATAACATCTTTTTCTATCTGCTGTTCTAATCTAAGTGGGAAGGACAGAATGAAAGCCCAGTTCTGCAGACATACAGTGCTTAAGCATTTTTCGTGTCTGGAGGGGTGAGGGAAGAGGTTGTCCAATTAATAGTTGGAAAGTGTGAAAGAGTTTTTGGCCATGGCTTGTTAATAAATAGCCTTCTCCTTCATTTTTCAGAGTGGCAGAATAGGAGCAGATGAAGAAATTGATGACATGAAAGGACGGACTGCAGATGAAATAGAGGAAgttcaggcagaaaaagaagcaaaaactcGTGCAATTCTTTTGGAAATGGTGAACATCTTTCTGTATTTACCTTTTAGATCTTattcctgtgtgtgtgcatgttatTAAGTCTAGGAGGATGTGTACTGTTTATCTTGAAATTACCTATCTGATGATGATGTCATGTTTCAGAATCTGCTGTTAAATATCTATTGTGCAATGAAAGGATTGAGCATGAGCACTCATGTTGTGGTTTTCTGATAAAACCAGTGATACTTCATTGTCAGAGTGGGCCAGTGGAGGCTTTCTAAAAACTTGCTAGAAATTCATCcaattaaaaaatgtaacagaCATAGTATGCTGCTGGAAAACCTGCAGTCCTGGAAAAGTTTTAGCATGTGTGGGAGAGAGCTGAGCTTATTTTGACAAACTCCTCCTAGTGCATATAGTGGTGAACTCCATAGTAACAAAAATCGTAAACAGGCtttgaaatcctttttttaaagaaaaaaaaaagtaaataaaaaataaacaccattGAAATATGAGTGAATCCATCTAACTTCCTAACAACTACCAAATTCAAATGTATGGTGACTAGTTTGCAGCAGAGACTTATTCCAAGATCAAGCCAGATCTGGCCACAATGTTGCAGAAGATTTGGAGGGACAAAAAGGGTGCGCTTCCACCTTTTAGAGCTGTCTGTTTTTTATGCTAAGAACACAAAAAGCAAAGTAGAACGTATTCGTGAACTTTCATGAAGTCCAGTAGTGGAattgcaaataaataataaattctaGGTGctatagaaaacattttttgtgaCACTGagtagcaaaaatatttaataaagttTTGATTTTGTGATAGGAATGTGAGATCACATAAAAAATGTGTTCCCAGTGTGCTGTGCTACCTACAGAGAGCTTTAGGCCAAAGTGATGAATGTCTTCTTTCTCTATGTCCCAGGTGGGAGACTTGCCAGATGCAGACATCAAGCCAccagaaaatgtgctttttgtttgtaAACTGAATCCTGTGACCACAGGTGAAGACCTGGAGATAATATTTTCACGATTTGGTCCCATTAAAAGGTAATTAtgataaaagagaaaactgtcTTTGTTGAAACTGAACTTGATTCCTCCCAGTCTGTTTAGGTTTGGCTGTAAAGGAGTAGTCTGGTGTCTCAGGAGATTTATGCTCTATTTGGATAGAGACCACGACAGAGGGGATACAAAGGCAGATCTAGCTAGACAAGTATCCTGTCCCCAGGAGTAGTTTTAAGGAAAGCCTAAGGAAGTGTAGGAACCAAGAAGGCACATGGCACTCCTCTTTGCCCCCATGCTCTCACTCCCTTCAGCAGTTTTTATGTCAGATGCTCAATGAACTGGATAGAGTCTCTGGGTTGTTCTTTCCTGTGGGAGTATGTGTGGTTTGGGATAAAGCACCAGACATCTGTGGCGTCTGATAAACTTCTTGTAAGGTGTTCCtcattcctgctgccctcctcagTTTTGATCTTGGCTTCTAGTAGTTTCAGCTGATTCCTCCTAGTACTGCTATCAAAAGACAGGATGAGCAATGAAATCTACTTTCCTACACTCCTCTATCCTACACcccaaagttattttttttccttgccaagAGCACTAATTTACATATTCATGCTTCTTCATAGTAGAGACTTCATTACCTTCTTTCacttttcttgtccttttcttgttcttttgctttcatcTCAAGGTGACAGAACCCAAACTGCATGCAGTTTTGAGGAAATTACAGATTTATAGTGGAACggttttgttctctgttttACTCTTAACTCTTTTTCTACTGAATGctaaagttgtttttttcattggggttttttagggttttttttacaatatACAGTTAAGGTTCAACCCATGCTTATCTTGTTGCATGTTTATCAATGCAAAGATATTCCTTATGCCCTTTCTGCTTACTTTCCCCAAAAGCCTTCGGTGCAGGAGTTTATTAGAATTTGCAGAGGGATTTCAAAGACTTCATGGACggatcatcatcatcatcaccacacATGAGCATATTGACTCTGTTAGAGCATTTCATTTAAGTTTATTCAGGTGGTCTGGAGTAGGCCCTGTGTATTCAGACAGATGCTAACTTTGTTCTGCTTAGAGTTTCTAGCAGTTTGTGCAGTACTGGCGCACAGGTCTGCAGGCTTCCAGATCCTAAAATACGCTGTCtgtggtggggggagggagggggaaattGGCATTGTGTGCCACTCATACTACTCCAGCATGATTTCTCTATGCTGTAAGGATTTCGCATTTTTTGTACCTCTGTCAGAGTTGTCGCTCTTCTGCAGTCCTTCCACTTTCAGATAGATTCCCTGAATAACCCATGAAGGAGGGTTCTTGCACAAAATCATTCTGCCTTCTGCTGCAAAGAATTCCTGTAGCTTGTCTGAATAGCCTTatggtttacttttttttcttttccccccacagatccttttttctttcaacctTGATCATCTTTTGGTTGCAGATCCTGATTTGTCACTTTATCTTTACATGTCTCACATTATTTTCACCTTAATGCCACATATCCTGCCCTTGTTGCCTGTGTGCCCTCCTCCAGCATCCTGTAGTCAGAATTCTTACATCCAGTACAAGAGCTGTGCAATACTGATACAATACTATATTGTTCCCATTTTGCACTGCTTACTCAATACTTTCAGGCTTCTTATTTTTGCCCAGTGGACCTGTGTGATAAAAAGTTAGACTGCTGAAGAGGTGCTTGCTAAGAAGAGAAAGTTTGTCAGAGGATGTTTGTTTAAACTTTTGCCTCAAAtggcagagaaaacagaatgtgaaatttctgctgttgcattagtgaagaacaaaaaaatgaaaaccaaacaataatgttggaaaatgtattttgtttcattGATTAGAAATTCATCTCTAGTTTTGTGCTTGATGGTAACCAGATGTGAGTTCAGTGTAATTGCTCAAAGCAATGTCTCATGCATTTTTTCTTGCAATAGGGCGTCTCAGAATCAAGTGTTTTAATACCTTCGAGGTGTTTAGATTTTGTGGGTTGGGGTTTTatgggttattttttaaattcttactCTCCCTTTTAACCAGTGCTTTCAACTCtacatttttttgttccaaCAGTGttgacattttaatttcctaTCATTTTTTCAGTTGTGAAGTGATCCGAGACTGGAAGACTGGTGAATCTCTTTGTTATGCTTTCATTGAGTTTGAGAAGGTATGGGTTTTAGGTATAAAGTGTTTGTAGATCGTGCTTGTAAAAGCCCCTTTTTGGTATACTTCCATTTAGGAAAAACACTGGCATCTTCAAGTGTGGaatagcaaatattttctcttactGAGAGAAACTATAACTCAGTTATAGAAGTTGTAGGTCCTGAATGAGGGAAGCATGTCAGTCTGTCTCTGTTTGAGCAGCCGGTACAAAAATGTACTTAGACTGTCTTGAAACCAGTGGGAGGGGATCagacccttttttcccccacagtgCATTAAGTCTTGGAAGAGCTGAAGAAAGGAATGCTAGGAGCATGCAGCATAAAGAAAGGAGGTTGTATGGAATAAGATGGATCCATGTGTACAGTAGTTTTCTCTTCTGGGCTTGTAAATTATGCTTGCTGTACTGTGAGATGGATGGCAATAGTTCTCTTGGTGGTGCATAGCTTTATGTGTGCTGGTATCTCTCATCTGTGAGGACAATACTGGAAAATGGTCTCACTTGTCTTTAGACTACTTATGTAGTTAAAATGGAACTTTTATCAGTtattctattttcctttttttcctgagtgtATTACATGTGCCAAACAGGTAGCTGGATgggtaattttttaaaatactgaaatgagCTGAAGAATTGGGAATTGAAATGCTGATATTCAGACAAAGCATAactatttcttttgaaatggtACAATTCAAGAACTGTGGTGCTTAGgcaatttcagaaagaaatgtatGCCACTAAGCAGTTGAATTTGTATTTGAGCTTTTCTGTGAATATTCCTATGAAATAATCATGACTCAGGATTTTCCTGGTATATATCAGGAGGAAGACTGTGAGAAAGCCTACTTCAAAATGGACAATGTGCTGATAGATGACAGACGGATACATGTGGATTTTAGCCAGTCTGTTGCAAAGATtaaatggaagggaaaaggtAGGTATATTTGC of the Camarhynchus parvulus chromosome 3, STF_HiC, whole genome shotgun sequence genome contains:
- the PPIL4 gene encoding peptidyl-prolyl cis-trans isomerase-like 4 — translated: MAVLLETTVGDLVIDLYTEERPRACLNFLKLCKVKYYNYCLIYNVQRDFIIQTGDPMGTGRGGESIFCQLYGDQARFFEAEKVPRIKHKKKGTVSMVNNGSDQHGSQFLITTGENLDYLDGVHTVFGEVTEGMDVLKTINETFVDKDFIPYQDIRINHTVILDDPFDDPPGLCVPDRSPEPTKEQLDSGRIGADEEIDDMKGRTADEIEEVQAEKEAKTRAILLEMVGDLPDADIKPPENVLFVCKLNPVTTGEDLEIIFSRFGPIKSCEVIRDWKTGESLCYAFIEFEKEEDCEKAYFKMDNVLIDDRRIHVDFSQSVAKIKWKGKGGRYTKEDFKDYEKDRDKPSKFALKEKVKPKQDAKYDLVLDEDVEESHTRQSHLAKKQKKKKHHHSEDEDDDKRTKKSKDSERKHEERCRERTKSEKKDRHRSRSRSQERDSSYSRQKDKYREDSRVRDWDKKADRSRSPKKSKDKERSKYR